One Jannaschia sp. GRR-S6-38 genomic window carries:
- a CDS encoding GMC family oxidoreductase — protein sequence MGSGPSGLTLAERLSGGPHRVIVLESGDLKFAAKSQAPSRGEIVGMPYEPLHVCRVRRMGGSTGRRGWGGWCKTLRPEDFEARPHIPHSGWPVTFEEMKPHYRKAFETCRFDGLDSGEWFQKPAERGCDVGIEHAFLAPMKDFADGWRDLADADAKNLTVVYNATATEILTEGNAETVSAIAFTDGQQQRRVEARILVLALGGIENARMLLVSDSVHRNGIGNERDLVGRFFMEHPRLRWGHMVVGPDGGELVDLDPSHINRTGEELPSDLVARLRKGLVLSRELREREGLLDSRTWLQPIPQAGEGAGAVALREAGFWIAKGRWPPHPVRAFSTMALNPVDSLRALRFYKGPARARLKTTAFGFNSIFEQAPNPDSRVWLSRRRDALGVRRVSLDWRIEDVTRRTFRRTQEILAQHLRGQGHTVTVAPWTSEGEKGSRVSWVRHHMGTTRMSATPASGVVDPNNRVFGMRNLYMAGSSVYPTVGNDMVTLTAIALSHRLADTIEAELARVDRSSRHKTASGEQAAAAS from the coding sequence GTGGGCTCCGGCCCATCCGGTCTGACCCTGGCCGAGCGGCTGTCCGGCGGGCCGCATCGCGTCATCGTACTCGAGAGCGGTGACCTCAAATTCGCGGCCAAGTCCCAGGCGCCGTCCCGCGGCGAGATCGTGGGGATGCCTTACGAACCCCTTCACGTCTGCCGCGTGCGCCGAATGGGCGGCTCGACGGGGCGGCGCGGCTGGGGCGGCTGGTGCAAGACGCTGCGGCCCGAGGATTTCGAAGCGCGGCCGCACATCCCCCACAGCGGCTGGCCCGTGACCTTCGAGGAGATGAAGCCGCATTACCGCAAGGCTTTCGAGACATGCCGCTTCGACGGTCTCGACTCCGGCGAATGGTTCCAGAAGCCGGCCGAGCGCGGCTGCGATGTCGGCATCGAGCACGCCTTTCTCGCCCCGATGAAGGACTTCGCGGATGGCTGGCGGGATCTGGCGGATGCCGATGCGAAGAACCTGACCGTGGTCTACAACGCAACGGCAACCGAAATCCTGACCGAGGGCAATGCGGAGACCGTCAGCGCGATCGCCTTCACCGACGGACAGCAGCAGCGACGCGTCGAGGCCAGGATCCTCGTCCTCGCCCTCGGCGGCATCGAGAACGCCCGGATGCTGCTCGTCTCCGACAGCGTGCATCGGAACGGGATCGGCAACGAGCGCGATCTCGTCGGCCGCTTCTTCATGGAGCACCCGCGGCTGAGATGGGGCCACATGGTCGTCGGCCCGGATGGCGGCGAGTTGGTCGATCTCGACCCCTCGCATATCAACCGCACCGGGGAGGAGCTACCCTCGGATCTCGTGGCGCGACTGCGCAAGGGCCTCGTTCTCTCGCGCGAGTTGCGCGAGCGCGAGGGTTTGCTCGACTCCCGCACCTGGCTGCAGCCCATTCCGCAAGCCGGGGAGGGCGCGGGCGCCGTGGCGCTGCGCGAGGCGGGGTTCTGGATCGCGAAGGGCCGGTGGCCGCCGCATCCCGTCCGCGCCTTCTCGACCATGGCACTGAACCCTGTCGACAGCCTCCGGGCGCTGCGGTTCTACAAGGGTCCGGCGAGGGCCCGGCTGAAGACGACGGCGTTCGGTTTCAATTCGATCTTCGAGCAGGCGCCGAACCCGGACAGCCGCGTTTGGCTTTCGCGCCGCCGCGATGCCCTGGGGGTGCGCCGCGTCTCGCTCGACTGGCGCATCGAGGATGTCACGCGGCGGACGTTCCGCCGGACGCAGGAGATCCTGGCGCAGCATCTGCGCGGCCAGGGCCACACGGTGACCGTCGCGCCCTGGACGTCCGAGGGCGAGAAGGGCTCGCGCGTCAGCTGGGTCCGCCACCACATGGGCACGACCCGGATGAGCGCCACGCCCGCGTCCGGTGTGGTCGATCCGAACAACCGCGTCTTCGGCATGCGCAACCTCTATATGGCGGGGTCTTCGGTCTATCCGACGGTGGGCAACGATATGGTGACGCTAACCGCGATCGCCCTGTCGCATCGCCTGGCCGACACGATCGAAGCGGAACTGGCCCGCGTCGACCGGTCCAGCCGGCACAAGACCGCCTCCGGCGAGCAGGCCGCGGCGGCAAGCTGA
- a CDS encoding DegT/DnrJ/EryC1/StrS family aminotransferase, with translation MPAQRWPVFDEEQIAAVADVLRSGKVNAWTGPDVNAFEAEYADHLGVAHAIAFANGSVSLNAALAALDLSPGDEVIVTPRSFVASASCVLLFGATPVFAEIDRDSGNITPETIAERITPRTKGIIPVHLGGWPCDMPAIMALARARGLWVVEDCAQAHGAMIDGRPVGSFGDFASFSFCQDKILSTGGEGGLLAVSDEALWRRAWSYKDHGKDHATVFAEDHPPGFRWLHAHPGTNLRMPGTCAALGRIQLRRLPDWHRDRARNAARLARAFAPSPLLRTPMPRAGLTHAWYRFYTYVRPERLADGWSRDRIVAEINAAGFPAFSGSCSEIYLEKTFDGANRPAEPLPVARELGETSLAFLVDPTWSLAGIDDLIAAAMPILYAASAETTEAVRAI, from the coding sequence ATGCCCGCACAACGTTGGCCCGTTTTCGACGAGGAGCAGATCGCCGCGGTGGCGGATGTCCTGAGGTCGGGGAAGGTGAATGCCTGGACCGGACCCGACGTGAACGCGTTCGAGGCCGAATATGCCGACCACCTCGGCGTGGCGCATGCCATCGCCTTCGCCAATGGCAGCGTCTCGCTCAACGCGGCCCTCGCGGCGCTGGACCTGTCCCCGGGCGACGAGGTTATCGTCACGCCGCGCAGCTTCGTGGCCTCCGCTTCCTGCGTGCTGCTGTTCGGCGCGACCCCTGTCTTTGCCGAGATCGACCGCGACAGCGGCAACATCACGCCCGAGACGATCGCCGAGCGGATCACGCCGCGCACGAAAGGCATCATCCCCGTGCATCTGGGCGGCTGGCCCTGCGACATGCCCGCGATCATGGCGCTGGCGCGGGCGCGGGGCCTCTGGGTCGTCGAGGATTGCGCGCAGGCGCATGGCGCGATGATCGACGGCCGGCCCGTGGGCAGTTTCGGCGATTTCGCCTCCTTCTCCTTCTGCCAGGACAAGATCCTCAGCACCGGCGGGGAAGGGGGCCTGCTGGCGGTCTCGGACGAGGCGCTGTGGCGCAGGGCGTGGAGCTACAAGGACCACGGCAAGGACCACGCGACGGTGTTCGCCGAGGATCATCCGCCGGGGTTCCGCTGGCTGCACGCGCATCCCGGAACCAATCTCCGGATGCCCGGGACCTGTGCCGCCCTGGGCCGGATCCAGCTGCGCCGGCTTCCGGACTGGCATCGCGACCGGGCGCGCAACGCCGCGCGGCTCGCCCGCGCCTTCGCGCCATCGCCGCTGCTGCGCACGCCGATGCCCCGGGCCGGGCTGACCCATGCCTGGTACCGCTTCTATACCTATGTCCGCCCCGAGCGGCTCGCCGACGGCTGGAGCCGCGACCGGATCGTCGCTGAAATCAATGCCGCTGGGTTTCCGGCATTCTCGGGAAGCTGCTCGGAAATCTATCTCGAAAAGACCTTCGACGGCGCGAACAGGCCGGCGGAGCCTTTGCCGGTCGCGCGGGAATTGGGCGAAACGAGCCTCGCCTTTCTCGTCGATCCAACCTGGAGCCTCGCCGGAATCGACGATCTGATCGCCGCCGCGATGCCGATCCTGTACGCTGCGTCGGCGGAGACGACGGAGGCCGTGCGCGCAATCTGA
- a CDS encoding PIG-L deacetylase family protein, which produces MQDFFASDRPVLVVAPHPDDEVLGAGGLMARLADAGRAVHVAVVTRGMAPDFPDSLIETVRAEARRAHAHLGVTETHWLDLPAARLGEVPHGEVNAKIGALVRDVAPGLMLVPHVGDIHLDHQLIFLSSLVAARPHQADYPATILAYETLSETNWNAPYLSPGFLPQVFADITQTIDRKLEAFAMFESQVRAAPHERSIETIRALATLRGGTVHRAACEAFVLIRHAA; this is translated from the coding sequence ATGCAAGATTTCTTCGCCTCGGATCGCCCGGTCCTCGTGGTCGCGCCACATCCCGACGACGAGGTGCTGGGCGCGGGCGGCCTGATGGCCCGGCTGGCGGATGCGGGGCGCGCGGTCCATGTGGCGGTCGTCACGCGCGGGATGGCGCCCGACTTTCCCGACAGCCTGATCGAAACCGTCCGGGCCGAGGCCCGGCGCGCCCATGCGCATCTGGGAGTCACCGAGACCCACTGGCTGGACCTGCCCGCGGCCCGGCTGGGTGAGGTGCCGCACGGCGAGGTCAACGCCAAGATCGGGGCGCTGGTCCGCGACGTCGCGCCCGGGCTGATGCTGGTGCCCCATGTGGGGGACATCCATCTCGACCACCAGCTTATCTTCCTGTCCTCGCTCGTGGCGGCCCGCCCGCATCAGGCGGATTACCCCGCCACGATCCTCGCCTACGAAACGCTGTCCGAGACCAACTGGAACGCGCCCTACCTGTCGCCGGGCTTCCTTCCGCAGGTCTTCGCCGACATCACGCAGACGATCGACCGCAAGCTCGAGGCCTTCGCGATGTTCGAAAGTCAGGTCCGCGCGGCCCCGCACGAACGCTCGATCGAGACGATCCGCGCCCTCGCCACCCTTCGCGGCGGGACGGTCCACCGGGCCGCCTGCGAAGCCTTCGTTCTCATCCGTCACGCAGCCTGA
- a CDS encoding methionyl-tRNA formyltransferase: MKTVLVGAVDSTRAALDAMVASDHAPDLLVTLPSELSRRHSDFVDLAGPADAAGVALFRTERSDGPETLARLRALAPDLVLVIGWSQICGAEFRDIPRLGCLGFHPSALPRLRGRAVIPWTILLGEQQAGASLFWLDAGTDTGDIAAQEIFAIDPAAETARSLYDRQLAALTKMLPPLLDRIGSGDVPRQPQDHAQATICARRRPADGRIDWHRPLAEIDRLVRAVGPPYPGAFATAGTDAQAIQLLAAGPDPDGHRFIGLPGQVQAIDEDGFSVMCGDGACLKVGAWAPSDWRPKLHETFS, from the coding sequence ATGAAGACGGTTCTCGTCGGGGCGGTGGACAGCACGCGCGCCGCCCTCGACGCCATGGTCGCCTCGGATCACGCCCCGGACCTTCTGGTCACGCTGCCGAGCGAGCTGTCGCGGCGGCACTCGGATTTCGTCGATCTGGCCGGGCCCGCGGATGCGGCCGGCGTCGCGCTTTTCCGGACCGAGCGCTCGGACGGGCCCGAGACGCTCGCGCGGCTGCGCGCGCTCGCGCCGGATCTCGTCCTCGTCATCGGCTGGTCGCAGATCTGCGGCGCGGAGTTTCGCGACATCCCCCGGCTGGGCTGCCTCGGGTTTCACCCGTCGGCCCTGCCGCGGCTGCGAGGGCGCGCGGTGATCCCCTGGACGATCCTTCTGGGCGAACAGCAGGCCGGCGCCTCGCTCTTCTGGCTCGATGCGGGTACCGATACGGGCGACATCGCCGCGCAGGAAATCTTCGCCATCGATCCCGCGGCCGAGACCGCACGCAGCCTCTACGACCGGCAACTCGCGGCGCTCACGAAGATGCTGCCGCCGCTGCTGGACCGGATCGGCTCGGGTGACGTTCCACGCCAGCCGCAAGATCACGCGCAGGCGACCATCTGCGCCCGCCGCCGCCCCGCCGATGGCCGCATCGACTGGCACCGCCCTCTGGCCGAGATCGACCGCCTGGTTCGTGCCGTCGGCCCGCCCTATCCGGGCGCCTTCGCGACAGCCGGCACGGACGCGCAGGCGATCCAGCTGCTCGCGGCCGGCCCCGATCCGGACGGGCACCGCTTCATCGGGCTGCCGGGGCAGGTCCAGGCGATCGACGAGGACGGGTTTTCGGTGATGTGCGGCGACGGCGCCTGCCTGAAGGTGGGGGCCTGGGCCCCGTCGGATTGGCGCCCGAAACTGCACGAGACATTCAGCTAG
- a CDS encoding sugar transferase → MPRVFELLLIGIAFLLCALPMIVVALVVRWQLGSQTRAGQGGRPFRVWKFRSMTDARDARGELLPDDSRQTAVTRLLRRTRLDETPQLLNILRRDMALVGPRPLRPDTIAKAGARGERRSRVRPGMTGWAQISGNTKLSEDEKFALDLWYVDHRSFLLDLRILLETVLVILQGERRNAARLKQAMAISRWPKAAEP, encoded by the coding sequence ATGCCGCGTGTTTTCGAGTTGCTGCTTATCGGGATCGCATTTCTTCTGTGCGCGCTTCCGATGATCGTGGTCGCTCTCGTCGTCCGGTGGCAGCTCGGATCGCAGACCCGGGCCGGGCAGGGCGGGCGCCCCTTTCGGGTCTGGAAGTTCCGCTCGATGACCGATGCGCGCGATGCGCGCGGCGAGCTTCTGCCCGACGATTCGCGGCAGACCGCGGTGACCCGGCTGCTGCGCCGGACCCGGCTGGACGAAACCCCGCAGCTTCTGAATATCTTGCGGCGCGACATGGCGCTGGTGGGGCCGCGGCCGCTTCGTCCCGACACCATCGCGAAGGCCGGGGCGCGCGGCGAGCGCCGTTCGCGCGTCCGCCCGGGCATGACCGGCTGGGCGCAGATCAGCGGCAACACCAAGCTGAGCGAGGACGAGAAATTCGCGCTCGACCTCTGGTATGTCGATCATCGCAGCTTCTTGCTCGACCTGCGGATCCTCCTCGAAACCGTCCTCGTGATCCTGCAGGGCGAACGGCGCAACGCCGCACGGCTCAAGCAGGCGATGGCCATCTCGCGCTGGCCGAAGGCGGCCGAGCCATGA
- a CDS encoding AAA family ATPase — MVSNLDRDSEGAGRAQHRHQLRGSYEDHAAIGRVGLSDLPGLLLRNATRIAVFVAVGMALVAAALFSMEKQYTATAVLVLEPGSTSFDTVTSRLRAVDPAVAQTEVEVLRSRRFAEAVAEQMDLFSDPTFNGALGEPSFFGRLANLFGGDDPVAPDTLSAAPEGDGTAPVEMAAETAPDAPQQPVPASLQPQPNGEASGDLTAPLGSEEAQLREAVIDKLLASYTVRHAGQSLAIHLEATHPDPELAARIVNTMAEHYIRESLRSQRGGIEDAIDFLDRRSDLALERLSSLQTELVTLIRLNALDDADKTPTMLAELNSLRAISELGEDAGSRDLASRIQQKTEALRERTNAELERAQLELALQIERQRLQSISERLSEYEAQRDSLTPTARLITYAQTPNEPTAPQTNLALAIAFAALLSLALVLALIREGLDTRIWSSEDAEGATGVPNIGELPLLSKRGLDTRSGLLQHLARTPYSSFGQATRALIAAALAQGTGKHGNVVMLLSAMPKEGKSTLAAAAGICAAQDGLRVLLIDLDVQDYGASRMLGARRSSQRLQDALEDPAAFEAGISKNCGLNGLDVINFSPDSHFGRKLGQTTASEDAIAEELRVDYDLILIDTPSYLASDHANRLVRLVDAAVLLARWGRTKAESLRDAAALCRRNRLPVLGVAINAVDPRKKERFARGGMGYRDMSDLRPARAAMRVSAVLLASLVAVSPGGARAEALAFPGAFGFGAGATGWRGGEIITVRNLDDSGPGSLRDCVERRGPRVCVFATSGTIDLDSELMVAPNVYVAGQTAPGDGIQLRLREGFRSPLLIKNTNDVVLRFLKVRPGPGSQPSPAVDAVTIENAQRVYLDHLSMMFASDENLNIHVSSGISADVTVANNIIAFGLRNSNHPKGAHSKGALICSSEGDGNECGRITLARNLFAHNRDRNPDLKATDIGPIEVINNLFYNFGSQNGEVYNHLGNLRINYAGNVAIAGPNTIRPRPEMIQAFMLDATNGLQIFEEDNFTRECARDSRHDVLDPVARAARVPNRVDPFVSPVLPATDLREHVMANAGDRIPGRRPPDPLDALVLTHLETCGGLLIDAVKELGGWPRIATMAVDADSDGDGLPDPWERTRPWLDPGDPGDAWRLMPGTRISSIEAYLAELAGDF, encoded by the coding sequence ATGGTGAGCAATCTGGATCGGGACTCCGAGGGCGCGGGGCGCGCCCAGCATCGTCATCAACTCCGCGGTTCCTACGAGGATCACGCGGCGATCGGCCGGGTCGGCCTGTCCGATCTTCCGGGACTGCTGTTGCGCAACGCAACGCGGATCGCCGTGTTCGTCGCCGTCGGAATGGCGCTCGTCGCCGCCGCGCTCTTCTCGATGGAGAAGCAATACACCGCGACCGCCGTGCTCGTCCTCGAGCCCGGCAGCACAAGCTTCGACACCGTGACCTCGCGCCTGCGGGCCGTGGATCCGGCCGTCGCGCAGACCGAGGTCGAAGTCCTGCGATCCCGGCGCTTCGCGGAAGCCGTCGCCGAGCAGATGGATCTCTTCAGCGACCCGACATTCAACGGCGCGCTGGGCGAGCCGTCGTTCTTCGGTCGTTTGGCGAACCTCTTCGGCGGCGACGATCCGGTGGCCCCCGATACCCTGTCCGCGGCCCCCGAGGGTGACGGTACGGCACCTGTCGAGATGGCCGCCGAAACCGCGCCGGACGCGCCGCAACAGCCGGTGCCGGCCAGCCTGCAGCCACAGCCCAACGGCGAGGCAAGCGGCGACCTGACGGCCCCGCTCGGCTCCGAGGAGGCGCAGCTCCGGGAAGCCGTGATCGACAAGCTTCTGGCCTCCTACACGGTGCGCCATGCAGGGCAGAGCCTCGCGATCCATCTCGAGGCGACGCATCCTGACCCCGAGCTCGCGGCCCGCATCGTGAACACGATGGCCGAGCACTACATCCGCGAATCCCTGCGCAGCCAGCGCGGCGGCATCGAGGATGCGATCGACTTCCTCGACCGCCGGTCCGACCTGGCGCTGGAGCGTCTGTCGTCGCTGCAGACGGAGCTGGTGACGCTGATCCGCCTGAACGCGCTCGACGATGCGGACAAGACCCCGACCATGCTGGCCGAGCTCAACAGCCTCCGCGCGATTTCGGAGCTGGGCGAGGACGCCGGAAGCCGCGATCTCGCCAGCCGGATCCAGCAGAAGACCGAGGCGCTTCGCGAGCGGACCAACGCGGAGTTGGAGCGCGCGCAGCTCGAACTGGCCCTGCAGATCGAACGGCAGCGGCTGCAATCCATCTCGGAGCGGCTGAGCGAGTACGAGGCGCAGCGGGACTCGCTGACACCGACGGCGCGGCTGATCACCTATGCCCAGACGCCGAACGAGCCCACGGCACCGCAAACCAACCTCGCGCTCGCTATCGCCTTCGCCGCGCTTCTCAGCCTGGCCCTCGTGCTGGCGCTGATCCGCGAGGGTCTCGACACCCGCATCTGGAGCAGCGAGGACGCGGAAGGTGCGACCGGCGTTCCCAATATCGGAGAGCTTCCACTTCTGTCGAAGCGCGGCCTCGACACCCGCAGCGGCCTTCTGCAGCATCTCGCGCGGACGCCCTATTCCAGCTTCGGCCAGGCGACCCGGGCCCTGATCGCCGCCGCGCTGGCGCAAGGGACGGGCAAGCACGGCAACGTCGTCATGCTGCTGAGCGCGATGCCGAAAGAGGGCAAGTCGACCCTGGCCGCCGCGGCCGGGATTTGCGCGGCCCAGGACGGGCTGCGCGTGCTGCTGATCGATCTGGACGTGCAGGATTACGGCGCCAGCCGCATGCTGGGCGCGCGCCGCTCCTCACAGCGTCTGCAGGATGCGCTCGAGGATCCGGCGGCCTTCGAAGCGGGGATCAGCAAGAATTGCGGCCTCAACGGGCTCGACGTGATCAACTTCAGCCCGGATTCGCATTTCGGCCGAAAGCTCGGCCAGACCACCGCCAGCGAAGATGCGATCGCCGAGGAACTGCGGGTGGATTACGATCTGATCCTGATCGACACGCCCTCCTACCTCGCCTCCGACCACGCCAACCGCCTGGTCCGGCTCGTGGACGCGGCCGTGCTGCTGGCGCGCTGGGGTCGCACCAAGGCGGAGAGCCTGCGCGACGCGGCTGCCCTGTGTCGCCGCAACCGGCTTCCGGTCCTGGGCGTCGCGATCAACGCGGTCGATCCGCGCAAGAAGGAGCGCTTCGCGCGCGGCGGAATGGGGTATCGCGACATGTCGGATTTGCGCCCGGCCCGCGCCGCGATGCGCGTCTCGGCGGTGCTCCTGGCCAGCCTGGTCGCGGTCAGCCCCGGCGGGGCCCGGGCGGAGGCGCTCGCGTTCCCCGGCGCCTTCGGGTTCGGCGCGGGCGCGACCGGCTGGCGCGGCGGCGAAATCATTACCGTCCGCAATCTCGACGATTCCGGCCCCGGAAGCCTGCGCGACTGCGTCGAACGCCGCGGTCCGCGTGTCTGCGTCTTCGCCACCAGCGGGACGATCGATCTCGACAGCGAACTGATGGTCGCGCCGAATGTCTACGTGGCCGGGCAGACGGCGCCGGGCGACGGCATCCAGCTTCGACTGCGGGAGGGGTTCCGCTCACCTCTGCTGATCAAGAACACCAACGATGTCGTCCTGCGCTTCCTCAAGGTCCGGCCGGGCCCCGGAAGCCAGCCCAGCCCAGCTGTCGACGCAGTCACGATTGAGAACGCGCAGCGCGTCTATCTCGACCATCTCTCCATGATGTTCGCCTCGGACGAGAACCTTAACATCCATGTCAGCAGCGGGATCAGCGCCGACGTCACGGTGGCGAACAACATCATCGCGTTCGGACTTCGCAATTCGAACCACCCGAAGGGCGCGCATTCGAAAGGCGCACTCATCTGCTCCAGCGAGGGCGACGGAAACGAATGCGGCCGGATCACCCTCGCCCGGAACCTGTTCGCCCATAACCGAGACCGGAACCCGGACCTCAAGGCCACCGATATCGGGCCCATCGAGGTCATCAACAACCTCTTCTACAATTTCGGGAGCCAGAACGGGGAGGTCTACAACCACCTCGGAAATCTTCGCATCAACTACGCGGGCAACGTCGCGATCGCGGGCCCGAACACGATCCGGCCGCGGCCCGAAATGATCCAGGCCTTCATGCTCGATGCCACGAACGGCCTGCAGATCTTCGAAGAGGACAACTTCACCCGCGAATGCGCGCGCGACAGCCGCCACGACGTCCTCGACCCCGTCGCGCGGGCCGCCCGCGTTCCGAACCGTGTCGATCCCTTCGTGAGCCCGGTCTTGCCGGCCACCGACCTGCGCGAACACGTGATGGCGAATGCGGGCGACCGGATCCCGGGGCGGCGTCCGCCCGATCCGCTCGACGCGCTCGTGCTGACTCATCTCGAGACCTGCGGCGGTCTTCTGATCGACGCGGTCAAGGAACTTGGCGGCTGGCCGCGCATCGCGACGATGGCGGTTGACGCCGACAGCGACGGCGATGGCCTCCCCGACCCATGGGAGCGGACGCGCCCTTGGCTGGATCCCGGCGATCCGGGGGATGCCTGGCGCCTGATGCCCGGCACGCGGATCTCGAGCATCGAGGCCTATCTCGCTGAGCTGGCAGGCGATTTCTGA
- a CDS encoding polysaccharide biosynthesis protein: MLGEVRSQKRLFVCDQAIVAFSFGIAALLQIGWPATAAAALPILGFVLCAMVSAALLFPPAGMYRRHLGTASIPDVAISLAAVVMVIVAVAILSLVGLTGASVPVGVFIVAVFVAPPLLLGARLARRINDSFVGSLLGGGRSLAPTGTPILLVGTGTACDLFLRALRNEAGSAYRPVAIVDDVRDTNGLYFHDVPIIGSILDIDQIKDWFTTRELPGHLVLTEPPEHFDDPSIRGLIAWAEDEGVDVRRLPGLCETYGLDQPLATVELDLDDLLPRPCRSSDRQRLARLVAGRRIAVTGAGGSIGSELVRQVAANGPESLLLIDHSEFNLYSIGQELARLHPTVENRCEICDIRERTRVDDLFDSYQPEIVLHAAALKHVPIVEANPCEGVLTNVVGTRNVADAARRVGASAMVQISTDKAVNATSVMGATKRIAELYCGALDRASETGSTRFMTVRFGNVLGSSGSLIPLFKEQIANGGPLTVTDPRMERFFMTIREAVELTLMASAHGIERKTDRGAIFVLDMGEPVKIIDLAERMIRLSGLEPGRDIGIEIIGSRPGEKLFEELFDTLETRAPSGLSGVLSATSADVPLDRLVLWANRLEAFARLNDAPMVLDTLHDVVPGYREAAQEAANESWNPPVKLEPKSRVREEPAATGLKARWTKNSGATAAGRGADSVIILPGT, from the coding sequence ATGCTGGGCGAAGTCCGCTCGCAGAAGCGGCTCTTCGTATGCGACCAGGCGATCGTCGCCTTCTCCTTCGGCATCGCCGCGCTGCTGCAGATCGGATGGCCCGCGACCGCCGCGGCCGCGTTGCCGATCCTGGGCTTCGTCCTCTGCGCGATGGTCAGCGCCGCCCTGCTCTTCCCGCCGGCCGGCATGTACCGGCGCCACCTCGGGACCGCGTCGATCCCGGATGTCGCGATCTCGTTGGCGGCGGTGGTGATGGTCATCGTCGCCGTGGCGATCCTGTCCCTGGTCGGGCTGACCGGGGCCTCGGTGCCGGTGGGCGTGTTCATCGTCGCCGTCTTCGTCGCCCCGCCGCTCCTTCTGGGCGCGCGGCTTGCGCGGCGGATCAACGACAGCTTCGTCGGCAGCCTTCTGGGCGGCGGGCGCAGCCTGGCGCCCACCGGGACGCCGATCCTTCTGGTCGGCACGGGAACGGCATGCGACCTGTTCCTCCGCGCGCTGCGCAACGAGGCCGGATCGGCCTATCGCCCGGTCGCGATCGTCGACGATGTCCGCGACACGAACGGCCTCTATTTCCACGATGTGCCGATCATCGGCTCGATCCTCGACATCGACCAGATCAAGGACTGGTTCACAACGCGCGAGCTTCCGGGACACCTCGTCCTGACCGAGCCGCCGGAGCATTTCGACGACCCGTCGATCCGTGGGCTGATCGCCTGGGCCGAAGACGAGGGGGTCGACGTTCGCCGCCTGCCCGGCCTGTGCGAGACATACGGGCTGGACCAGCCGCTCGCGACGGTGGAGCTCGATCTCGACGACCTCCTGCCGCGGCCCTGCCGTTCGAGCGATAGGCAACGGCTCGCTCGCCTGGTCGCCGGTCGCCGCATCGCCGTGACGGGCGCGGGCGGCTCGATCGGCTCGGAACTCGTGCGCCAGGTCGCGGCGAACGGGCCCGAGAGCCTGCTGCTGATCGACCACTCGGAGTTCAATCTCTACTCGATCGGCCAGGAGCTGGCACGTCTGCACCCGACGGTCGAGAACCGCTGCGAGATCTGCGACATCCGCGAGCGCACGCGCGTGGATGACCTCTTCGACAGCTACCAGCCCGAGATCGTCCTGCATGCTGCGGCGCTCAAGCACGTCCCGATCGTCGAGGCCAATCCCTGCGAGGGGGTGCTCACCAATGTCGTCGGCACGCGCAACGTCGCGGATGCCGCGCGGCGGGTCGGGGCCTCAGCGATGGTCCAGATCTCGACCGACAAGGCGGTGAACGCGACCTCGGTGATGGGCGCGACGAAGCGCATCGCGGAGCTTTATTGCGGGGCGCTCGACCGCGCGTCCGAAACCGGTTCCACCCGTTTCATGACGGTCCGGTTCGGCAACGTCCTGGGCTCCTCGGGCTCGCTCATCCCGCTCTTCAAGGAGCAGATCGCGAATGGTGGCCCGCTGACCGTGACCGACCCGCGCATGGAGCGGTTCTTCATGACGATCCGCGAGGCGGTGGAGCTGACGCTCATGGCCTCCGCACACGGGATCGAGCGCAAGACCGACCGGGGCGCGATCTTCGTGCTGGATATGGGCGAGCCGGTGAAGATCATCGACCTCGCCGAGCGGATGATCCGTCTGTCCGGGCTGGAACCCGGCCGGGATATCGGGATCGAGATCATCGGCTCGCGCCCGGGTGAGAAGCTGTTCGAGGAGCTGTTCGACACGCTCGAGACCCGCGCCCCGAGCGGCCTGAGCGGCGTCCTGTCGGCGACCTCGGCGGATGTCCCGCTGGACCGGCTCGTGCTGTGGGCCAACCGGCTGGAAGCCTTCGCCCGGCTCAACGACGCGCCGATGGTCCTGGATACGCTGCACGACGTCGTTCCCGGCTACCGCGAGGCCGCCCAGGAAGCCGCCAACGAGAGCTGGAACCCGCCGGTCAAGCTGGAGCCCAAGTCGCGTGTCCGCGAGGAGCCGGCCGCGACCGGCCTCAAGGCCCGCTGGACGAAGAACTCCGGCGCGACGGCGGCGGGGCGCGGGGCCGACAGCGTCATCATTCTGCCGGGGACATGA